DNA sequence from the Armigeres subalbatus isolate Guangzhou_Male chromosome 1, GZ_Asu_2, whole genome shotgun sequence genome:
TGTATATTCAGCTGGACACGCATTGGTATCGGAGCACGAGGTTGGCTAGGAAATGACGTGTGCTCACGCTGGTGGTCGTgctaagaaagaagaagaatcatgACATGCTGTGCCCTgggcagagcttaaaatattcatcttcatgaagctacTTCGGTCCGAATATTGACCAACATCgcaagaatattcaaaacatcgaatgacatagtcagacgactattCCACCGAaccattcattcgactgtcactgagtgtgcttactatgtgccgaaaaaaacataattagctttgtttatgttgatgtttaccggtGAAAGaacctcgcggatgaaaatcgggtTCAGTACTATCTGATTAATTAcgttactcatttgaaacgtgttctgatttcagataatttatcaatttgttcgaagaggtttttgcctctcttttattgatgttcgttatctattgagagcgatttctgcaatccctgACAATCGACGAACGGCCCTCTCGTATATCCAATGTGAAAAAaagaaacagaaaaacatgCGCTGCTGCTCTGTCTTATGCTAGCTGTtgagtaaagcttgacttcagCCACTAGGTTTGCTAACGTTCCAAAATCAGAgaaggaccacattccacggcaaacatgcctatatgttatgtagGGTGAATGTTATGCTGCTATTGTATTGTATTCATATCGCACAGATTGTATACCACACAGCGCCGTTGTAGCTAGAAGTGCAACGTCTTCCGTCAATTTAATGTTCAGGTGATCCATGGTTATAGGACAGCCGCCCGCGACGGGCAATCTCACCTATAAGAATCTTGTCGTATGCTATTAGGAACAGTAGCGGTGATAGAATATTTCTTTGCTTCACACCAGCTAGGACCCGGATGGGGCCGGCCAGTTCCCCGTTGTACAGCACTTTGCACTAGAAGGCCTCCTACTGTGTGTGGATGAggtcgatgattttctcaggaaaacATTTGTGtttcagggcgccccacatattcttaTGATTGAGACGGCCGAAAGCTGTTTCGTAgtcaataaaaacaaaataaagggAACCTTGGATTTCGTTGTCTTTCTCTAGCATGATACAGATCGGATATGAAAAGCTGATCTTGCATTACATTGCACATTAGTTGATTTAAAACGTCTGTGGCGGCGCAATTCTGTGCCACCCTAACACCACCATGAAACGCCTGCTCTGGAGGAGAAACGTCAGTACAAAAGTAGAGCGACAACAAAACACACGTGAATTCAAATGAGAATAAATAAGTTGTATTTTCCCAAACCCGCGTTTGTTTTTGGTCGGTCCCGTATCCGGTTCCCACAATTGGTGACCCCGacgtgatctttcgttcgattaCGTACCGGGAACCTCGCAAAAACTCCGAGGTAATAAGTTCTGCAACGCGCGGCGGTttctaacctcaaaatgaatgttGACAACAACGTACCAGGAGCGGTCGCGGCAGGAGGTCAGCTGGCATCTGCGATTTCTGTGAAACTGccagatttttggaaaaatgaccccaacATGTGGTTCGCGCAGGCGGAAGCCCAGTTCCACTTGGCCCGGATCACGCAAGATGAGACGAAGTTCTGGCATATCGTCGCCAGGATCGACCAGACTGTCATCTGTCATATCTCTGATCTGGTCAATACGCCGCCGGTAATCAACAAATATCAAGCTGTCAAGGACCGGCTCATCGCTCGTTTCGCATTGTCGCCTCAAGCCGACATTGAGCAGCTGCTCGGATCTAGCGATCTTGGTGATCTCCGGCCGTCGCATCTCCTCGCTCGTATGCAGGAAATCGCTACGGCTCTGAACGTGGATGACGGCATCATGAAAACGTTGTTCCTTCAGCGACTTCCGAACCACGTCCGTACAATTTTGTCCATCAGCGATGGCAGTCTTGTGAAATTGGCTGAAATGGCCGATCGAATGGTGGAATCTTCAACAAACGTCGCCAGTTGTTCTACTCCAACAGCCGAAGCATCGGCACTCGATTACAGCAGCCTCAAGGGAGAAATAGAAGCGCTCACGGCTGAAATTCGACGGTTGAAGGCCGGACCCAGCCGATCCAGAAGTCGTTCGTCATCCAGACCAGGCGGTGCAGAAGACACAGTTTGCTGGTATCACCGCAAATACGGTGGTCGGGCCGAGCACTGCCGAACGCCATCGTCAAAAAAACTAGATTCGCGCCTTCCTGAGTCGGCGCAGGTGGGCGGTGACAGCGGAAGTCGACGTCTTGTTGTATTCGACAAAACCAGCAGTATCAGATATCTCATCGACACGGGCTCAGACGTTTAAATAATTCCTGCATCAAAAAGCGACAAACAGAGAGAAACCATTCCCTTCTCATTGCATGCTGCTAATGGGACGAGAATCAACACCTATGGCAGTAAATTCATCTCAGTCGACCTTGGACTCCGCCGCCGCTTCACGTGGCGTTTCATCGTTGCTGACGTGAGCGGAGCTATCGTCGGTGCAGATCTTCTTACGTATTTCGGACTACTGGTATGGATTTGAGACACCGCCAGCTCATCGACGGCAGCACTAAACTTCGTACCAGCGGCAGCCTGGTTCCGACAGTCATCCACGGCGTTAAAGCTGTGGATTGCCAGCATCCGTATCGGGACCTCTTGGATGATTATCGTGAGAtactacacccaggtttttttacgcgtttggatttcattaatttctcggttaacctgaacttccacagtttttagaAAACTCCCtgtattttctttgattttttgtgaattttttcgtggggttaacacattgcttcattgacgctgaaagccttaaacgaccaaaaccaaaccgtgtaaaaaaaaaacctgggtgtagttCCATCGTCGATTCATCGTGAAGTGAAATACGGTGTTACCCATCACATCGTTACGACAGGCTTACCAGTTGCATCGAAGGCTCGTCGAATGCATCCTGAGCGAGAAAGAGCTGCGCAGGAGGAATTTCAAGCTATATGTGAAATGGGTATCTGCCGACCGTCCAGCAACAGATGGGCAAGTCCTCTTCACTGCGTGCCAAAAAAAAACGGAGAGTGGAGGTTCGTTGGAGACTACCGTCGGCTGAATAAAGTCACTGTTCCGGACAGGTACCCAGTCCCACATGTACACGATCTGCTCAACAGATTTCGAGGTAAGACAATCTTCACTACTCTcgatgcagaaaaaaaaacataattcgcattgtttatgttgatgtttactgTTGAAAGTGCCttgcggatgaaaatcggattcagttctatgttcTATTCGAAacttgttcagatttcagataatttatcaatttgtaaaatgtgcttaaatattcaatgactaatgtGCAATcaaatattgacagtccagagccgattATGAATaggtctggaagtgagctggcaagtgaagaaaggtggacttcaccaaaaaatttcgattattttacactcttgTAGCAGATGCTTTATCCAGAGTGAATGAAGGTGTCGCTGATGTGGATTTTAATGCAATTGCAAAGGATCAAACAGACGACCTCCAGTTGAAGAAACTGCTTTCATCAAAGTCTAGCTCCCTCACACTTGATAACCGTCGTTTTCCAGATGTTTCAATGCCTATCTACTGTGATGTCTCGGTTGGTAATTGTATCCGTCCTTACCTTCCAGAACgtcatcgaacaaaagttatgGCACAACTACATGGAATGGCCCATCCAGAAACACGTGCCACCAGGCGACTCATTGCCGACCGGTTCATCTGGTCTTCCATGAATAAAGACATCAATTCGTCAAAACTTCTCAGGAGTGTCAACGTTCAAAAATGAACCGACACACAGTGGCACCACTATCAAGTTTTGATGTGCCCAAAGCACGGTTTTGGCATATCCAAATTGACCTCGTCGGACCCCTCCAGCCTTCAAAGGGATGCCGCTACAtactaatgggccaaacacaattgatacgtttgcgtgcgttttgacagttttcccatggcaaaactgtcaaaacgcacgcaaacgtatcaattgtgtttggcccataacgATCATCTATCGTTTCACATGCTGGCCCGAAGCAATCCCGCTCAGCGACATGACGGCTCCGACGGTTGCAATGGCATTATATTCTGGATGGATAGCGTGTTTCGGCAGTCCCGAAACACTGACCAGTGATCAAGGGCAGCAATTTGAATCCGACCTCTTTCGGGAAGCGGCAGAAGGTACCATCCCCAGGACTAGTCCCAATCCGGGTCGCAAGGCCGTCCATTGGTGGTGCGATACCACCAAAAAGGCGGTAAAGGCCAGgcgtacccaagtaacatttcaaacTTTATTACGCTCTATTAGCAGTTTTGGAGAGCAAATTTTCAAGACTAGCAATAAAACTAAGAACGATATGACAACCTCTTGATGACCGCTAACAGTATAAATTATGACCAAGTGGCCCACTCTTAAGAACATCTTCAAAGCAAGTTCCAAGCTGAAGATAAAACTCACATAAAACCGCTGTCAAAAAAGGGAGCGGACCCagatttgttattgttttggtAAAAAAAGGGAATCAAAAGAacgaaaaaacaacaacaaatggaCACGAATGTAAAATGTTAAATAATAGGAAAATTGGATGCCCCAGAATTCGTTCGCATGTATTAATTTTGTGTGTGCGTTCGAATTTCTAGTGAAATCAGGTAAGAAAAATGGTTTAAAAGAGCGCGCCCCGCATAATGAAAAACGACATACCATGCAGTCAAAATTACATATGCGTTATAAGATATAttgtcactattcacttcaTTGTTAGCATACAATTTTAAGCTGGATTCACCATACCAGCCCTACATCAACACTTACTGTTAATACATAACATGCTGTCGATGTGTAATTATATAGTTCTTCAACTGTACATCTACCAACTGATGTATGGTacatcgaaaattttgttcgaaaaaacgaccggatttaaatgttaattatacttaaccgcctattactcatatggtcgtttggccgtttACCATCTGAGCTACTGTTGAAATAGTATATGAGACTGTCCATTTATAGTTAACTACTATTAGTGAGAGCATAGCTACAATCACACTTATTCTCTTCAATTATAACAGATGCGGTCTACGTATGGTCCATGATTATGCGGGGCCGCTTAAAGATGCCTAATTACGGCAATCAAATTGATGAGAAAATAAaatcgcaattttttttttcagaagttagaTCCCATTTCACATAAAAAACATTTGGTGATCCAATATATTTGCAACACATTGTGGAATTCAGCGGTATTTACGTCTGGTAGcaaattttgttaaaagttTCAGCAAGTTTTTTAATATTACCGCCATGGCTGCTTTTGCACAACGGGCAGTTTTAATATGATTTAACGGCCAAAATTATGTAACGATGTAATATAAACTTCCGTAGTATCGCGATGATAGATTAATATGAAATTGATCCGAGCGGTTTGGTCTACATAATGTTGATGCTTTTTTGTACATATATGGATTGCTTGATATCAGtaaatttcttttttcttaaTGGCGAGGGGATAATACCTCAGTTTCAGGGTCAGTAGTAATTCAAAATCTACAGAAAACAGAATGAGCGGTATAACGATATTAAAATTTGAAACTCAATTTTTATATTGTTATAGAAATAATCTGCaatggggccgtacacatattacgtaagcacttatggggtgAGGGGgagtcggtcaatatcttacgctccatttaaataaaaattcatttgtatgaaaaaaatcttacatggggggagggggggtcgaaaaacccagaaaaattgtttacgtaataagtgtacgaccccaatGGCctgccgagaaaaaaaaaatcatgtttcagattcatattcaaaatgaaTGCCCCCGAAAAATTTGAATCTGTGCTGATTGACTTCTATATCAGTTAAATAATGAAGCATCTTAAATGTAAAATTTCACCATAAATTACCAACCACACCATACATAGATGCTTGATGTAAATATTGTTTATATTACTTACTTCTTAATGCTCAATAaattattagcattagcattgagcaattcgcacaaattcgtaggtatTGTAAGCTTAGActgttgtatgagagtagcattactttcatccgttaccacatatattaatttgggattaatcactatctcttagatgaaagcaatgcattttccaatagtcgagatctgtcctggccattgcgaatgctgaggaaggggaaggatgttTAGTTGAATACCTACTTAAGAatgatgcagagaactctacgacctctcataggtgccacggaaggtTTTGGAATAGTTAGTATTGAAGGGTATAACAGTAGAGAgagtgaaacacagaaagaactaagatagaaacccaaagtaggaaagggacgagcctggaattgaacccacgacctccggCTTGTAAGGCAGGAGCGGTAGCCACCGAGGTCGTTCCTTCCTAATGCTCATTGGATTATATGAATTAAATCAATGATTTCATTGAAAAACTTTTCTCAAGGAAAATATCTCGTGAAAAAATAGGAAACAGAATGacatttcgaatattttttatttaaattgtgATTTAATAAGTAGCAGTTGGTCATCTAATCGTGATTATTGCATTATTTGCTGCGTTAatgattttttgtaattctgaAAATCTAATGTAAGGTGCTTGCTTACTAGGAAATGTATGATCAGGTtagttttaataaataaaattagacCTGGAATTGAACTTTACAAATTTATATCTTAGAACACGTTAAGGAtgttcctcacggaattcaaaatgaaatacACTCGCGTTTCCAAGGGCACCTCACTCAACATAGAAgctacgcacaactgtcattgttattattccacgcatgctccGATGCAGCAAAGCCGAAATAAAAAGataacagttgtgcgttgcttccgtgttGAGtagggtgcccttgaaaacgcgagtagatttaaatttggattccatgaGTATTGTCCTTAAAAAATCTTGGATTTCATTTTATTTGCGAAACATTCAGTAGAATAACTGAATGAAACAAATGTTTTTAGCCATCTGATTCGCCATAGTTCATGGATTCCACTATAAACATAATATTCTTGGACAATGCCATTATAAGTCTGttgaaaaccatgaagtttTATTATAGTTATTTATAAGACTAGGTCCAAAATATATAgctttattattgtttttaaagTTGGTTTTATCAGACGCCCCAAGATAATGATAAGGTCACTTATAAGCCTATAAAGCATTTGACGTTTGTAGATTTATGAGACTATTTATTACGGTTTTGAGGATAGCAATAAGTGCATCATTGAAGTTTATCTTGCGGAATTGAATAAAACTCTGATAAAtccgttataaaacttaaataaaCCTATGTAGTCTTGAAACTGTTACTTGGGTAAGGCGCTCCGTGCGCTGAAGAAAGCTAAGGCACGGCTTCCAGCCGACGACCAGCGCCTCATCGACATTCGTTCTAAATACCAAACAGCTCGGAACGACTGCCGCCAAACCCTACGCGACTCCAAAGACAAAGCCTGGGTCGAATTTCTAGACGGGACCAATCCGGACCAGTCCTCGACCGAACTCTGGAGGCGAATCAACGCGTTCCAAAGTAAGCGACGAGCTAACGGAATCACCCTGAGCATTGACGGCGTTACCCACCGGGACCCGAAGGTCGTAGCTGACGCACTTGCTGATCATTTCCACCGTCAATCATCTTTCCTGGAGCACCCTGAAAACTTACGCAAGAAACACTCAGCTCCCTCAGTGGAAATCGCGTTCTTCCAAGTTCCACCGGACAACTGGATTTCACTCTCAAAAAAGGCAGTGGTAAATCAGCCGGCCCGGATGGTACCGGCTACCAAATGTATAGGAACCTTCCTCCGTGTGGCAAGACGCCTTCCTGAAGGCAATTAACCAAGAGTGGACCAACGGCATCTTCCCTGCAGAGTGGAGAACCAGCTTGGTTGTCCCGATACCAAAAAATCATGGCCCAGCAAACGAAGCAAGCAGCTACCGACCCATCGCTCTCACCAACGTCGGCTCCAAAATAATGGAACGTATGGTGAACCGGTGACTGACCCACCATCTGGAAACAACGAGAAAGCTCGATAACCGGCAACACTCCTTCAGACCCGGACGCGGCACAGGGACCTACCTCGCCTCCCTGGGGCAAATACTTGAAGACGCCAGATCCCAAGGTAAGCACGTCGAGCTGGTGTCCCTGGACATATCGCGCGCCTACAACCGCGCGTGGACCCCCGGCGTCCTGAAAAAGCTGGCACTCTGGGGCGTCTCCGGCAACCTTCTCCATTTCGTTAGGAATTTTTTGCTGGACCGTTCTTTCCGAGTGCTTCTCGGGAATTACGCATCCAAAACCATGAAGGAGGAAACCGGGGTCCCCCAGGGCTCGGTCATTGCTGTAACGCTGTTTCTCGTCGCAATGGAGGAAGTTTTCGCCAATCTACCAAAGGACGTGCACATACTCGTCTACGCAGACGACATCCTTCTCATCGCCGTCGGCCAGCACCCCAAGTCGCTCCGAAGAAAGATCCAATCCGCCGTTAGCAAGGTGAGTAAATGGTGCCTTTCGGTCGGCTTCGTAATGTCAGCCAACAAGTGCGTGAGAACGCACATATGTATGCCAGAGCAACCATCGGCCCCCCGGGCAGCCCATCGTGTTGAACGGGTCTACCATCCCCAACAAATCATCCGTCAAACTACTGGGGATCACAGTGGATCGTCACCTGACCTTCGCAGAACACTGCAAAAGGACGAAAGAAGCATGCAAGGTAAGAGGTAACATGATCAAGTTGATCTCCAGAAAGAGAACCCGAAACGACCGAGCTCTGCGCCTCCGTGTGGCAGATGCGGTCATTACAAGCCGCCTGCTGTACGGACTGGAGCTTACGTCGTTGAACCTACCAGAAATCACCCGCTCCCTAGCCCCCGTGTACAACCGGGCGGTTCGGCTGGTCTCGGGACACCTCCCGTCAACACCTGCGGACATCGCCTGTGCCGAAGCTGGCGTATTACCCTTTCGCTACAAGGTCACCGCAATCCTCAGTTCCAAAACTGTTGGGTACCTGGAAAAAACCAAAGCCACCCGTGACTTCCGCCACCTCCTCGACAGGGCCAACGCCGACCTCCGCAATAAAACCCAACAACAGCTACCTAAAATCGCCGGTCTCTACCGTCTCGGCCCCAGAAGTTGGGCTTCCAGTCCCCCGAAACTTGATATGACGCTGAAGGCTCAGTTACGAAGAGCACCCAACAGGCAGCAGGCACAATGCCTCTTCAGCCAGCGAATTGAAGACCGCTACCAGTCATCCCAGGTAAGGTACACCGACGGCTCCAAAGCCATGGGCAAAGTAGGCATAGGCATCGAATCAAGCGACTTCCCGTCCACCTCTCATCGACTACCGGACATGTGCTCCGTATTTTCGGCGGAAGCTGCGGCTGTCTTCCAGGCAGCGTCTCTGCCGAGTAGCGGTCCGATACTCATCGTCACCGACTCGGCAAGCGTGCTCGCGGCCTTGGCATCTGCAACCAATCGTCACACCTTCATCCAGGCAACCCAACAGATACTGCACGATGGCATCACCCTGATGTGGGTCCCCGGCCACTCCGGCATCCGGGGGAACGAGAGCGCTGACACCCTAGCGCACATCGGCAGAACTCCGCTAGCAATGATGGTTCGCT
Encoded proteins:
- the LOC134206045 gene encoding uncharacterized protein LOC134206045, with the protein product MNVDNNVPGAVAAGGQLASAISVKLPDFWKNDPNMWFAQAEAQFHLARITQDETKFWHIVARIDQTVICHISDLVNTPPVINKYQAVKDRLIARFALSPQADIEQLLGSSDLGDLRPSHLLARMQEIATALNVDDGIMKTLFLQRLPNHVRTILSISDGSLVKLAEMADRMVESSTNVASCSTPTAEASALDYSSLKGEIEALTAEIRRLKAGPSRSRSRSSSRPGGAEDTVCWYHRKYGGRAEHCRTPSSKKLDSRLPESAQVGGDSGSRRLVVFDKTSSIRYLIDTGSDV